One window of the Pseudomonas knackmussii B13 genome contains the following:
- a CDS encoding PAS domain S-box protein encodes MTNPQLPDALPQILEQAIDGVIVLDESNCVLLFNAAAERLWGYSRDEVLGRDVGLLLPDEVRPRLDAPLDSEAIVGSRSEVPMQRRDGSWLWGSMSISRIDVQGRRLLTAFVKDCTLQRRQREQMDVLSLAANETDNAVIVTGRDFEGPPVACAIGSAPVAGCSGARSWCAT; translated from the coding sequence ATGACCAACCCACAACTCCCAGACGCACTGCCGCAGATCCTGGAACAGGCGATCGACGGCGTCATCGTGCTCGACGAGAGCAACTGCGTGCTGCTGTTCAACGCAGCCGCCGAGCGGCTCTGGGGTTATTCCCGGGACGAGGTGCTTGGGCGAGATGTCGGCCTGCTGCTGCCTGACGAGGTGCGCCCGCGCCTGGACGCGCCGCTCGACAGCGAGGCCATCGTCGGCAGCCGCAGCGAAGTACCCATGCAGCGCCGCGACGGCAGCTGGCTGTGGGGATCGATGTCGATCTCGCGCATCGACGTGCAGGGTCGCCGCCTGCTGACCGCCTTCGTCAAGGACTGCACCTTGCAGCGCCGCCAGCGCGAGCAGATGGACGTGCTCTCGCTGGCCGCCAACGAAACCGACAACGCGGTGATAGTCACCGGTCGCGACTTCGAGGGCCCGCCGGTAGCCTGCGCCATTGGCAGCGCGCCGGTGGCGGGGTGTTCCGGCGCGAGGAGCTGGTGCGCGACCTGA
- a CDS encoding putative bifunctional diguanylate cyclase/phosphodiesterase translates to MRDLIGRPLWCSVVANPILDARGEPTHSVMLLTDITHTKLHEVLQNKVLDALVREVPLVAVMDLVCREVERIAPEVKASILRVDVNGRLRTLAGPNLPDSYSQAIDGAPIGPRTGSCGTAAYRGEPVLVSDIATDPLWDDYRHLVPAGLMACWSSPIKNSEGRVIGTFAFYYEQNRGPDELHLRLVDVSLHLCALALERDEARAHIRQLAFYDALTGLPNRSLLMAEAEQAISRCDAEGAELAVLFIDLDRFKQINDSLGHPAGDELLRLVAARLQAVVREQGLVGRLSGDEFVVVLPNCDGLQATQVAERLLARLAVAHRVAGVSLITLASVGISLYPSNGQDMETLLHRADMAMYQAKNGGRGSFRFFSEEMNQRAQERLALESSLREAVRHQTLSLHYQPQVRLHDGSIHAVEALARWRHPQMGAVAPSRFIPLAEECGLIGELSQWVLREACRQLADWRQRGIEIPAVAVNLSPSDFHDQDLPHNLDVLLRRHGLSGSDLVVEITEGMLLDNHPTTLATLHALAELGVRLSMDDFGTGYSSLSYLHRLPISELKLDRSFVADLAGGGTALALTDAVMNIGRSLELTVIAEGVEETRQLEMLHQQGYPVAQGYLFSRPLPAAALEEWMLRRVMAS, encoded by the coding sequence GTGCGCGACCTGATCGGCCGACCGCTGTGGTGCTCGGTGGTGGCCAACCCCATCCTCGATGCGCGCGGGGAGCCGACCCATTCGGTGATGCTGCTCACCGACATCACCCACACGAAGCTGCACGAAGTGCTGCAGAACAAGGTGCTCGACGCCCTCGTGCGCGAAGTGCCGCTGGTGGCGGTGATGGACCTGGTGTGCCGCGAGGTTGAGCGCATCGCGCCGGAGGTGAAGGCCTCGATCCTGCGGGTTGATGTCAATGGTCGCTTGCGTACGCTAGCGGGGCCGAATCTGCCGGACAGCTACTCGCAAGCCATCGACGGGGCGCCCATCGGACCGCGCACGGGCAGCTGTGGTACAGCCGCCTATCGCGGCGAACCGGTGCTGGTCAGTGACATCGCCACCGACCCGCTGTGGGACGACTACCGCCATTTGGTGCCTGCAGGCCTGATGGCCTGCTGGTCGAGTCCGATCAAGAACAGCGAAGGGCGCGTCATCGGCACCTTCGCCTTCTACTACGAACAGAACCGCGGGCCGGACGAGCTGCACCTGCGCCTGGTCGACGTCAGCCTGCACCTCTGCGCGCTGGCGCTGGAGCGCGACGAGGCGCGCGCGCACATCCGCCAGCTGGCCTTCTACGACGCGCTCACCGGACTGCCCAACCGCAGCCTGCTGATGGCCGAGGCGGAGCAGGCGATCAGCCGCTGCGACGCGGAAGGCGCCGAACTGGCGGTGCTGTTCATCGACCTGGACCGCTTCAAACAGATCAACGACTCCCTCGGCCACCCGGCCGGCGACGAGCTGCTGCGGTTGGTAGCCGCGCGGCTGCAGGCGGTGGTCCGCGAGCAGGGCTTGGTAGGGCGCCTTTCGGGCGACGAGTTCGTCGTCGTGCTGCCGAACTGCGACGGCCTGCAGGCAACGCAGGTCGCCGAGCGCCTGCTCGCCCGCCTGGCGGTGGCGCACCGGGTGGCCGGGGTCAGCCTGATCACCCTGGCGAGCGTGGGCATCAGCCTGTACCCGAGCAACGGCCAGGACATGGAAACCCTGCTGCACCGCGCCGACATGGCGATGTACCAGGCCAAGAACGGTGGCCGCGGCAGTTTCCGCTTCTTCAGCGAAGAGATGAACCAGCGCGCACAGGAGCGCCTGGCGCTGGAAAGCTCCCTGCGCGAAGCGGTGCGTCACCAGACCCTGAGCCTGCACTACCAGCCGCAGGTGCGCCTGCACGACGGCAGCATCCACGCGGTGGAGGCGCTGGCGCGTTGGCGCCATCCGCAAATGGGCGCGGTGGCGCCGAGCCGTTTCATCCCGCTGGCCGAGGAGTGCGGGCTGATCGGCGAGCTCAGCCAGTGGGTGCTGCGCGAAGCCTGCCGGCAGCTGGCCGACTGGCGCCAGCGCGGCATCGAGATCCCGGCGGTGGCGGTGAACCTGTCGCCTTCGGACTTCCACGACCAGGATCTTCCGCACAACCTCGACGTGCTGCTGCGGCGCCACGGCCTGAGCGGCTCGGACCTGGTGGTGGAGATCACCGAAGGCATGCTGCTGGACAACCATCCGACCACCCTGGCGACCCTGCACGCGCTGGCCGAACTGGGGGTGCGCCTGTCCATGGACGATTTCGGCACCGGCTATTCGAGCCTCAGCTATCTGCACCGCCTGCCGATCAGCGAGCTCAAGCTCGACCGCAGCTTCGTCGCCGACCTGGCCGGAGGCGGCACGGCGCTGGCGCTGACCGACGCGGTGATGAACATCGGCCGCAGCCTGGAGCTGACGGTGATCGCCGAGGGCGTGGAGGAAACGCGGCAGCTGGAGATGCTGCACCAGCAGGGCTATCCGGTGGCGCAGGGCTATCTGTTCTCGCGCCCATTGCCGGCGGCGGCGCTGGAGGAATGGATGTTGCGGCGGGTGATGGCGTCGTAG
- a CDS encoding YheV family putative zinc ribbon protein, whose translation MSEIKKRFIAGAVCPACSAEDKIVMWDEEGVPHRECVACGYADTLNAQGQSVPKELTTRVNVSGLKKPADPKVQGVQFFPNPKLKKP comes from the coding sequence ATGAGCGAGATCAAGAAGCGCTTCATCGCCGGAGCGGTGTGCCCCGCGTGCAGCGCCGAAGACAAGATCGTGATGTGGGACGAAGAAGGTGTGCCGCACCGCGAATGCGTGGCCTGCGGCTATGCCGACACGCTCAACGCCCAGGGCCAGTCGGTGCCCAAGGAGCTGACCACGCGGGTCAACGTCAGCGGCCTGAAGAAGCCGGCTGATCCCAAGGTGCAGGGCGTGCAGTTCTTCCCCAATCCGAAGCTGAAGAAGCCGTAA
- the prlC gene encoding oligopeptidase A, with amino-acid sequence MSANPLLQSYDLPPFSAIRPEHVKPAIEQILADNRAAIARILAEQGANPSWSGLVLAIDELHARLGAAWSPVSHLNAVCNSAELREAYEGCLPLLSAYWTELGQNRELFKAYEGLSASPAAASFDVAQKTILEHALRDFRLSGIDLPADQQQRYAEIQARLSELGSRFSNQLLDATQAWTKHVTDEDALAGLTDSAKAQMKQAAEAKGLDGWLISLEFPSYYAVMTYADDRALREEVYAAYCTRASDQGPNAGQNDNGPVMQEILDLRQELARLLGFANFSELSLATKMAETPEQVLSFLRDLAVRSKPFAQKDLEQLQAYAAEQGCKPLQSWDSGYFGEKLREARYSVSQETLRAYFPVDKVLSGLFAIVQKLYGIQIRELHDFERWHPDVRLFEIEENGQHVGRFYFDLYARANKRGGAWMDGARDRRRDASGQMIAPVAYLVCNFTPAVGGKPALLTHDEVTTLFHEFGHGLHHLLTRVEHVGASGINGVAWDAVELPSQFMENWCWEPEGLALISGHYESGEPLPQDLLEKMLAAKNFQSGLMMVRQLEFSLFDFELHVTHGDGRSVLDVLEGVRDEVAVMRPPKFNRFANSFAHIFAGGYAAGYYSYKWAEVLSADAFSRFEEEGVFNPQTGNAFREAILAKGGSQEPMELFVAFRGREPSIDALLRHSGLTEEAA; translated from the coding sequence GTGAGCGCGAACCCCCTTCTGCAGTCCTACGACCTGCCGCCCTTCTCCGCCATCCGCCCCGAGCACGTGAAGCCGGCCATCGAGCAGATCCTCGCCGACAATCGTGCGGCCATTGCGCGCATCCTCGCCGAACAGGGCGCGAACCCGAGCTGGAGCGGCCTGGTGCTGGCCATCGACGAGCTGCACGCGCGCCTGGGCGCGGCCTGGAGCCCGGTCAGCCACCTCAATGCCGTGTGCAACAGCGCCGAGCTGCGCGAAGCCTATGAAGGCTGCCTGCCGCTGCTGTCGGCCTACTGGACCGAACTGGGCCAGAACCGCGAGCTGTTCAAGGCCTACGAAGGGCTCTCCGCCAGCCCCGCCGCGGCCAGCTTCGACGTGGCACAGAAGACCATCCTCGAACACGCCCTGCGCGACTTCCGCCTGTCCGGCATCGACCTGCCGGCCGACCAGCAGCAGCGCTACGCCGAAATCCAGGCGCGCCTGTCGGAACTGGGCAGCCGCTTCTCCAACCAGCTGCTCGACGCCACCCAGGCCTGGACCAAGCACGTCACCGACGAGGACGCGCTGGCCGGCCTGACCGACTCGGCCAAGGCGCAGATGAAGCAGGCCGCCGAAGCCAAGGGCCTGGACGGCTGGCTGATCAGCCTGGAATTCCCCAGCTACTACGCGGTGATGACCTACGCCGACGACCGCGCCCTGCGCGAAGAGGTGTACGCCGCCTACTGCACCCGCGCCTCCGACCAGGGGCCGAACGCCGGGCAGAACGACAACGGTCCGGTGATGCAGGAAATCCTCGACCTGCGCCAGGAGCTGGCTCGTCTGCTGGGCTTCGCCAATTTCTCCGAGCTGTCGCTGGCGACCAAGATGGCCGAGACGCCGGAGCAGGTGCTGAGCTTCCTGCGCGACCTCGCCGTGCGCAGCAAGCCGTTTGCCCAGAAGGACCTGGAGCAGCTCCAGGCCTACGCCGCCGAGCAAGGCTGCAAGCCGCTGCAGAGCTGGGATTCCGGCTACTTCGGCGAGAAGCTGCGCGAAGCGCGCTACAGCGTTTCGCAGGAAACCCTGCGCGCCTACTTCCCTGTGGATAAAGTGCTCTCCGGGCTGTTCGCCATCGTGCAGAAGCTCTACGGCATCCAGATCCGCGAGCTGCACGACTTCGAGCGCTGGCACCCGGACGTGCGCCTGTTCGAGATCGAGGAAAACGGCCAGCACGTCGGCCGCTTCTACTTCGACCTCTACGCCCGCGCCAACAAGCGCGGCGGCGCCTGGATGGACGGCGCCCGCGACCGTCGCCGCGACGCCAGCGGACAGATGATCGCCCCGGTGGCCTACCTGGTGTGCAACTTCACCCCGGCGGTCGGCGGCAAGCCGGCGCTGCTGACCCACGACGAAGTCACCACCCTGTTCCACGAGTTCGGCCACGGCCTGCACCACCTGCTGACCCGCGTCGAGCACGTCGGCGCCTCGGGCATCAACGGCGTTGCCTGGGACGCGGTGGAGCTGCCGAGCCAGTTCATGGAGAACTGGTGCTGGGAGCCCGAAGGCCTGGCGCTGATCTCCGGCCACTACGAGAGCGGCGAGCCGCTGCCGCAGGACCTGCTGGAGAAGATGCTGGCGGCGAAGAACTTCCAGTCCGGCCTGATGATGGTGCGCCAGCTGGAGTTCTCGCTGTTCGACTTCGAGCTGCACGTCACCCACGGCGACGGCCGTAGCGTGCTCGACGTGCTGGAAGGCGTGCGCGACGAAGTCGCGGTGATGCGCCCACCGAAGTTCAACCGCTTCGCCAACAGCTTCGCGCACATCTTCGCCGGCGGTTACGCGGCCGGTTACTACAGCTACAAGTGGGCCGAAGTGCTGTCCGCCGACGCCTTCTCGCGCTTCGAGGAAGAAGGCGTGTTCAACCCGCAGACCGGCAACGCCTTCCGCGAGGCGATCCTGGCCAAGGGCGGCTCCCAGGAGCCGATGGAACTGTTCGTCGCCTTCCGCGGCCGAGAGCCCTCCATCGATGCCCTGCTGCGCCACTCCGGGCTGACCGAGGAGGCCGCGTGA
- a CDS encoding gamma carbonic anhydrase family protein, with amino-acid sequence MTIRTYQGKTPSLGERVFVDPSAVLIGDIEIGADSSVWPLVTVRGDMHRIRIGSRTSIQDGSVLHITHAGPFNPDGFPLTIGDEVTVGHKVLLHGCTIGNRILVGMGCIVMDGAVIEDEVILGAGSLVPPGKVLESGFLYVGSPAKKARPLTDKERSFFAYTAGNYVKLKDQHIAEGYGE; translated from the coding sequence GTGACCATTCGCACCTACCAGGGCAAAACGCCATCCCTCGGCGAGCGCGTCTTCGTCGACCCCAGCGCCGTGCTCATCGGCGACATCGAGATCGGCGCCGACAGCTCCGTATGGCCGCTGGTCACCGTACGCGGCGACATGCACCGCATCCGCATAGGCAGCCGTACCAGCATCCAGGACGGCAGCGTGCTGCACATCACCCACGCCGGCCCCTTCAACCCGGACGGCTTCCCGCTGACCATCGGCGACGAAGTCACCGTCGGCCACAAGGTGCTGCTGCACGGTTGCACCATCGGCAACCGCATCCTGGTGGGCATGGGCTGCATCGTCATGGACGGAGCGGTGATCGAGGACGAAGTCATCCTCGGCGCCGGCAGCCTGGTGCCGCCGGGCAAGGTGCTGGAAAGCGGCTTCCTCTACGTCGGCAGCCCAGCGAAGAAAGCCCGCCCGCTGACCGACAAGGAGCGCTCGTTCTTCGCCTACACGGCCGGCAACTACGTGAAGCTCAAGGACCAGCACATCGCCGAGGGCTATGGCGAGTGA